A single region of the Nitrosomonas sp. Is79A3 genome encodes:
- a CDS encoding type I restriction endonuclease, whose amino-acid sequence MSKLTESAIEDLAIKLFEQLGYSPIYAPDIAPDGDHPERARYDEVLLTGRLEKALQRINPGITATVLQTALKEIERIHSPELLTNNETFHRLLTEGVKVSYQQDGNERGDIVWLIDFDHPENNEFVVANQFTVIENNQKKRPDLVVFINGLPVVVIELKNAADENATMQSAYPANRHVPANHSRSVYLQCDSRHFGWFGSQGRIAVGRVEPLHDMEISRWKDRSIAFGESTRNPNQRHVE is encoded by the coding sequence GTGAGCAAACTCACCGAATCCGCTATTGAAGATCTGGCGATTAAACTGTTTGAGCAGTTAGGTTACAGCCCTATCTACGCACCCGATATCGCCCCCGATGGCGACCATCCCGAACGCGCCCGCTATGACGAAGTATTGCTTACCGGCCGGTTAGAAAAAGCACTCCAGCGCATCAACCCCGGCATAACGGCCACGGTATTACAGACCGCCCTGAAGGAAATCGAGCGCATTCATTCCCCGGAATTACTCACCAACAATGAAACTTTCCATCGCCTGCTCACCGAAGGTGTCAAGGTCAGTTATCAGCAAGATGGTAATGAACGCGGTGATATTGTCTGGTTGATAGATTTTGATCATCCGGAAAATAACGAATTTGTGGTGGCCAATCAATTTACGGTGATTGAGAACAACCAGAAAAAACGTCCGGATCTCGTTGTGTTCATCAATGGCCTGCCGGTGGTGGTTATCGAGCTTAAAAATGCCGCCGATGAAAACGCCACGATGCAATCCGCCTACCCGGCAAATCGGCACGTACCAGCAAACCATTCCCGGTCTGTTTACTTACAATGCGATTCTCGTCATTTCGGATGGTTTGGAAGCCAAGGCAGGATCGCTGTCGGCAGGGTTGAGCCGCTTCATGACATGGAAATCAGCCGATGGAAAGACCGAAGCATCGCATTTGGTGAGTCAACTCGGAACCCTAATCAACGGCATGTTGAATAA
- the rhuM gene encoding RhuM family protein: MFEKDTLWLSLLQIAELFERDKSVISRHLKNIFDAGELVKNSVVAKNATTATDGKIYQVEYFNLDAIISVGYRVNSKKGTQFRIWASNILKRYLVQGYALNEKKLQAQQDKLADLKQAIALSSRLFQKEPLSAEQSQGILSILEKYSHALTVLDDYDHQRLQVTGIQETGQFRISYDEAIQQIQLWREQEKLGGLFGNEKDDSFKSSLETIYQTFGGKELYPSIEEKAANLLYFIVKNHSFSDGNKRIAAALFVWFLARHDYLLNADGEKRIGDNALVAFTLLIAESKPEEKDTIVKVIINLINGNNL, from the coding sequence AGGATACCCTGTGGCTTAGTTTGCTACAAATTGCCGAGCTGTTCGAGCGCGATAAATCGGTTATTTCCCGCCATTTGAAAAACATCTTTGACGCTGGCGAGCTAGTCAAAAATTCAGTGGTTGCAAAAAATGCAACAACTGCCACCGATGGGAAAATCTATCAGGTCGAGTATTTTAATCTCGACGCGATCATTTCCGTTGGTTATCGCGTCAACTCCAAGAAAGGCACGCAATTCCGTATCTGGGCCAGCAACATTCTCAAGCGCTACCTGGTGCAAGGTTATGCGCTGAATGAAAAAAAACTGCAAGCGCAACAAGACAAGCTTGCGGATTTAAAACAAGCGATTGCCCTGTCTTCCCGATTGTTCCAGAAGGAACCCTTATCTGCTGAACAATCACAAGGCATTCTGTCGATACTGGAAAAATACAGTCACGCGCTGACGGTTCTGGACGATTACGACCACCAGCGTTTACAAGTTACCGGAATCCAGGAAACCGGGCAATTCAGAATATCCTATGATGAGGCAATCCAACAAATTCAGCTTTGGCGCGAGCAGGAAAAATTGGGTGGATTGTTCGGCAACGAAAAAGATGATTCCTTCAAAAGTTCGTTGGAAACCATTTACCAAACGTTTGGCGGCAAGGAGCTTTACCCCAGCATCGAGGAAAAAGCGGCCAATCTACTGTATTTCATCGTCAAGAATCATTCATTTTCCGATGGCAACAAACGCATTGCCGCCGCGCTGTTTGTCTGGTTTCTGGCGCGTCATGATTATCTGCTTAATGCAGACGGAGAAAAGCGCATCGGCGATAATGCCCTGGTTGCGTTCACATTGCTGATTGCCGAGAGCAAACCCGAGGAAAAAGACACCATCGTGAAAGTCATCATCAATTTGATCAATGGCAATAATTTGTGA